CCCGCCCGCCCACGACAAAACACCGCACGTCGGCGCCGCCCGCTTCTTTGATGTACTCTTGTACCAAAATGTTCGCCTGCAGGCCGCGGAAGGCCTCGATCACCGAGGCCGCCGCCTTGCGCGTCTCGGCCAGCACCACGCCGATGCCCTGCGTCCCTTCGAGCAATTTGACCACCAACGGCGCGCCGCCCACCGCGTTGATCAACCCTTCGACGTCCTTGGTCGAATGAGCGCAGCCGGTCACCGGCAGCCCGATGCCGTTGCGGGCCAGCAGTTGCAGGCAACGCAGCTTGTCGCGCGAGCGGGTGATGGCCTGCGACTCGTTGGCCGAAAAGACGCCCATCATCTCGAACTGCCGCACCACGGCCGTGCCGTAAAACGTGTGCGGAGCGCCGATCCGCGGGATGACGGCGTCGATGTCTTCCAACGGGTTGCCCTGATACATCACGATGGGCTTCAGCGAGCTGATGTTCATGAAGCAACGCAGATAGTCGATCACGCGCATTTCGTGGCCGCGTTTCTCGCCCGCTTCTTTCAGGCGGCGCGTGGAATACAGCCCCGGCTTTCGCGAGAGGATGGCGATCTTCACGGCGTCCCCCCGCGGCGGCGCGGCGGCCGCGGCACCCCGGCCGGTCGCTTGCCCGTCAGATAGGAGCGGCCCGGATGGACCAAAAACCGCTGCCGCACCGCCTCGCGGCCCAGCAGCATGCGAAAGCCCATCGCGTCGCGGGCGGTCAGGGTCAGTTCGATCGGCCAACGCCGGCCGGCCAACTCGAGATCGGTCACGATCGCCGGCCGCACCGTCTCGATGCCGCCGGAATTGCGGACCAATCGCTCGCCGGCCAGCGGCGCTTCGGCGGCCACGGTTTCCGTCTGATCGCCTTGCCAGGGGTGGACGCGGAACCGCACCATCGGCCGACCGTCTCGCTCGAACAACTCGATATCGAAGGCGTGCAGCGCCGACGAACGGGCGCCCGTGTCGACCTTGGCTTTCACGGCGCGGATGCCCAGGTCGGGCAAGGCCAGCCATTCGCGCCAACCGATGATCGGCAAACCGGGGAAAAGTTCGGGCAGCATGCTATTCTGGAAAGATGATTTGCCCGGCATTCGCGAAGTGGGCGAGCTCTCTCAGGCGATGTGCGTAAGACATCGTGATCTTCGCTGATTCAAAGGGCGCTTCAGCCGCGCTCGAGAGGATTTCTCCGCCGATGACCTGCATGGCTTCGATCAACGAACGAGTGAAGTCGATCAGCTTCGCGTCATGCTCGGCCCACTCATGGCTGCGGAGATCTTTGTTCTTTTCACGCAAATCATTCAGCTTTTCAGCCCGGATGTAGAGCCGCAAGCGATCGTAGGCAAGATTCGCCGCGGATTTGGCGTCAAGGAACCGACCGACGGCCTCCGTGACCAAGCTGGCCGTCCTGCGATCCATGACAAAGCGAATAAAACCGGGGGATGCAATCTGCACGGCATCCAGTGCGGGTTTGGCTTCCGCAGGAAGCTTTTTCGCGATGTCGCGGTAGAAGTGCATGGAGCTGAACCCTCCGCGCCAGGGGAAGGCTTCGAAACCGTCGGGCCGGAGCGTCGCCAGCGTGTATTGAAGACTGTATGCCTGGGAATATTTTGTTGGCAGCTCGAACAACTCGTCGAGCGACAGCGGTCCCTCGACCAGGATTGTATACGAGCCATCGTCGCCGAGGACGCGTGACGGGAGACGCGCGCCGCCCTGTGGCGTATAGTCTGCCGGCACGTTTTCCTTGATCACAAGCAGCACACGTGCCGCGCGCCCATTTCCGTCGAGATCGACGAAATAGACGAAGTCGTCCTTCGCCCCGGTCGGAATGACGTAGTCGAGCGGGACGACCCGGTTAGCCAAGCGGAGGATATTGCGTTCGGTGACGCGCAGCACCATCCACCGATTGGCGGAGTCGTTGCAATCGCACCAGTAATACAAGTAGTCGTCGCCGCTCGGGTGGCGGAAATGCGAAAGCAGAGGGCCATCGAAGGCGTCGAGATCCCGGACTTTGTGCAGGCCGGAGATCGGCAGCGACGGAATCTCAATCCCTCGAAGAGCAATCATGACACTAACGCCTGAACGATACAAAATGTTTTGGAAAAGTCAGCCGACCCGGACTCAATAGGTCGAAATGCCCTCGCGAGTCGGGCGTCGTCGCGAGTCCATCGGTATCCGCCAGCGTGCCCGCGGAGAGGTTGGCGCCGAGCACTTTATGGATGTTCGGATATCGGCGCTTTAGACCCGTGAAGAAGGAGACGGCTTGTGGCTGCGAGATGAACATGGACAGAGCATGGGCCGAACAACGCTCTTCGTCATCCTTGAACTTTCGAGCGGGATTTAACTTAGCCGGGGGGATGAAGTTTCTCTCATCGGTAATCAAATCGTGGACGAATCGAAAGACGCGGCTCGGTTGGCACTGTCTCGCGTCACTCGGCGGGCAGTTGATGAGCCTGGCCAAATCATCGGCATATTTGAGTCGTTCGCTTCGGACATCTCCAAGCGGCGCCTCGCTCATCATTTTCGTCGAATCCTTGCTGGATGTAAAGCAAACGGCTCCGTCGATCCGACCCCGAACGGAACGCGCACCCATGTACATTAGCACTCAAGCAGGCTCTCGTCAAGTGCGTCAGAAATCCTTGTCGCCGGTTTCCAGCACGGCCAAGAAGGCCTTTTGGGGAATGTCGACGCTGCCGATCGACTTCATCCGCTTCTTTCCCTCGCGCTGCTTGGCCCACAGCTTGCGCTTGCGCGTGATGTCGCCCCCGTAGCACTTGGCCGTCACGTTCTTGCGCATGGCCGAGATCGTCTCACGGGCAATAATCCGGCTGCCCACCGCGGCCTGCAACGCCACCTCGAACATGTGACGGTCGATCTCGCTGCGGAGCTTCTTCACGATCGCCCGGCCGCGACGCTCGGAGTCGGCACGATGGCAGACGATCGAGAGGGCGTCGACACGGTTGCCCGCCACCAGGATGTCGAGCCGCACCAGATCGGCCGGCACGTAGCCGACCAACTCGTAATCCATCGTGCCGTAGCCGCGGGTGCAGCTCTTGAGCTTGTCGTGCAGGTCGTAAATCACCTCGGCCAGCGGCAGATTGTAGACCAGCATGGCCCGCGTCGGCGAGAGATACTCGGTGCGCACATACTCGCCCCGCCGGTCGTTGCAAAGCTGATGCACCAGGCCGATCGCCTCGGTCGGCAA
The DNA window shown above is from Pirellulales bacterium and carries:
- the rimK gene encoding 30S ribosomal protein S6--L-glutamate ligase, whose protein sequence is MKIAILSRKPGLYSTRRLKEAGEKRGHEMRVIDYLRCFMNISSLKPIVMYQGNPLEDIDAVIPRIGAPHTFYGTAVVRQFEMMGVFSANESQAITRSRDKLRCLQLLARNGIGLPVTGCAHSTKDVEGLINAVGGAPLVVKLLEGTQGIGVVLAETRKAAASVIEAFRGLQANILVQEYIKEAGGADVRCFVVGGRVIASMERRARAGEFRSNLHRGGTASKARLTPEERSTAVRAAKAMGLNVAGVDILRSNHGPVVMEVNSSPGLEGIERATTVDVAGKIIEFLEKHAAGGNQPDRIKG
- a CDS encoding RimK/LysX family protein — encoded protein: MLPELFPGLPIIGWREWLALPDLGIRAVKAKVDTGARSSALHAFDIELFERDGRPMVRFRVHPWQGDQTETVAAEAPLAGERLVRNSGGIETVRPAIVTDLELAGRRWPIELTLTARDAMGFRMLLGREAVRQRFLVHPGRSYLTGKRPAGVPRPPRRRGGTP